A single Tenacibaculum sp. 190524A02b DNA region contains:
- a CDS encoding fibronectin type III domain-containing protein produces MKTTKQTYLVLLITLLISVKSIAQQFVLKPYLQNGTPNQMVIMWETNMLGKCYVDWGTSPFALNNTVTSTSIASSGINRLHTAKVTGLHPSTKYYYKVRTNTGTVSTLYNFKTHPTVSSEESLKFVAMSDIQQDNNSPNVFKSVIENGVSVVAKNSYLNGVEDLDAIIIPGDLVVQSNHSSWRSEFFNPSNTITPYVPVYPVPGNHDVIGSGGLGLFLKFFDLPTNGAPSSPEEWWYKDMSNVRLIGLNSSSSSGKKQAQVSWLKQTLSNAENNIAIDFVFVQLHHPHKSELWTPGESDFTGEIIKELEKFTEASGKPSVHFFGHTHGYSRGQSRDHNHLWVNVASAGGKIDYWGEFPNQDYEEFTYTEDEYGFVMLEVEAGNDPKFVLKRYSRGDKNVVKNNTISDQITIKRYGIAPTVPVGISPKGEVSVDCVTLKASAFTNGNNTHQATQWQIVEGCDFSSNTVKNIWKQSMNWYNEVDSQLNDDLTDEKITGLMANKNYCWRVRYRNTNLTWSSWSTPVSITTKEGNNVTENLLLNGGGESGVTNWTGDIESLQSNACNSIPVYQGSRMFAVGGICANEKAQGIAKQTISVEQYTSDIDNLTLEVKYEGFLRSYSGTDKPEMYIEFLNANNTIIGTSASITNKTAVWTNVTNKEIIPQGTRRLVAVLKGTRNGGTDNDSYFDNLSVLLTKPSSCGIVSCEEASASATNCLPCNVSNLIVNNGAENATNNWIGDIESLASGDCYSVEAYKGQRQFAVGGVCANEKDLGLAKQTINVADYGVGIDNGLYTASLSGYLRAYKDGNDQPEMYLEFLNSANSVLKRTNALSNTKGQWIELSQQVIIPVGTKQITVVLKGTRLRGGDNDSYFDELSLTLQNTTCSSQRKPKVKKNKIVSKNKEKRQQNTALLTKEITPVSVYPNPSSGEVYYSVVKQFEKITILDINGKVIKVQKCNEEKGRLDLSDLKIGAYLLMFEGDNTTVSKKIYIQK; encoded by the coding sequence ATGAAAACAACTAAACAAACTTATTTAGTATTACTGATAACTCTTTTAATATCAGTAAAAAGTATCGCACAACAATTTGTTTTAAAACCCTATTTACAGAATGGAACACCTAACCAAATGGTTATTATGTGGGAAACTAATATGTTAGGTAAATGTTATGTAGATTGGGGCACAAGTCCGTTTGCATTAAACAATACTGTAACAAGTACTTCTATAGCAAGTAGTGGAATTAACCGTTTGCATACAGCTAAAGTTACAGGCTTACATCCTTCAACAAAATATTATTATAAAGTAAGAACAAACACAGGAACAGTGTCTACTTTATATAATTTTAAAACACATCCAACAGTTTCATCAGAAGAATCTTTAAAGTTTGTAGCAATGTCTGACATTCAACAAGATAATAATAGCCCTAATGTTTTTAAGAGTGTAATAGAAAATGGAGTTTCTGTAGTGGCTAAAAACTCTTACCTAAATGGAGTAGAAGACTTGGATGCAATTATTATTCCAGGAGATTTAGTGGTTCAAAGTAACCATTCTTCATGGAGGAGTGAGTTTTTTAATCCTTCTAATACTATTACACCTTATGTACCAGTATATCCTGTTCCAGGAAACCATGATGTAATTGGTTCTGGAGGGCTTGGGTTATTTTTGAAGTTTTTTGATTTACCAACAAATGGAGCACCTTCTAGCCCAGAAGAATGGTGGTATAAAGATATGTCTAATGTTAGATTAATAGGTTTAAATTCTTCCAGCTCTTCAGGTAAGAAACAAGCGCAAGTTTCTTGGTTAAAACAAACGTTATCTAATGCAGAAAATAACATAGCAATAGATTTTGTTTTTGTACAATTACACCATCCGCATAAGTCAGAACTTTGGACACCAGGAGAATCTGATTTTACAGGAGAGATAATTAAAGAATTGGAAAAATTTACTGAAGCTTCAGGAAAACCATCAGTACATTTTTTCGGGCATACACATGGGTATTCAAGAGGCCAGTCAAGAGATCATAATCATTTATGGGTGAATGTAGCATCAGCAGGAGGTAAAATTGATTATTGGGGAGAGTTTCCAAACCAAGATTATGAAGAGTTTACCTATACGGAAGATGAATATGGGTTTGTTATGTTAGAAGTAGAAGCAGGTAACGATCCTAAATTTGTATTAAAGAGGTATTCAAGAGGAGATAAAAATGTAGTAAAAAATAACACAATATCAGATCAAATAACTATTAAAAGATATGGAATTGCTCCTACAGTGCCTGTTGGTATCTCACCAAAAGGAGAAGTGTCAGTAGATTGCGTTACTTTAAAAGCATCAGCTTTTACTAATGGAAATAATACACATCAAGCTACACAATGGCAAATTGTTGAAGGTTGTGATTTTTCAAGTAATACAGTCAAGAATATTTGGAAACAATCTATGAACTGGTATAATGAAGTAGATAGCCAATTAAATGATGACTTAACGGATGAAAAAATTACTGGATTGATGGCTAATAAAAATTATTGTTGGAGAGTACGCTACCGAAATACTAATTTAACATGGAGTTCTTGGTCTACACCAGTAAGCATAACCACAAAAGAAGGAAATAATGTAACTGAAAACTTACTGCTAAATGGAGGAGGAGAATCAGGAGTAACTAATTGGACAGGAGATATTGAATCTTTACAAAGTAATGCCTGTAATTCTATTCCTGTTTACCAAGGAAGTAGGATGTTTGCAGTAGGAGGTATTTGTGCTAATGAAAAAGCACAGGGGATTGCAAAACAAACCATAAGCGTAGAACAATATACATCTGATATAGATAACCTTACCTTAGAAGTAAAATATGAAGGTTTTCTTAGATCGTATAGTGGAACGGACAAACCAGAAATGTATATTGAGTTTTTAAATGCTAATAATACGATTATAGGCACTTCAGCCTCTATTACTAACAAAACTGCTGTGTGGACAAATGTTACTAACAAAGAAATTATTCCTCAAGGAACAAGAAGGTTAGTAGCGGTATTAAAAGGAACAAGAAATGGAGGAACTGATAATGATAGTTATTTTGATAATTTAAGTGTATTGTTAACTAAACCTAGTAGCTGTGGAATTGTTTCTTGTGAAGAGGCCTCTGCATCGGCTACCAATTGTTTACCGTGTAATGTATCTAACCTAATAGTTAATAACGGAGCGGAAAATGCTACCAATAACTGGATAGGTGATATAGAATCTTTAGCAAGTGGTGATTGTTATTCTGTAGAAGCTTACAAAGGACAAAGACAATTTGCAGTAGGAGGTGTGTGTGCTAATGAAAAAGATTTAGGATTAGCAAAACAAACGATTAATGTTGCAGATTATGGTGTAGGAATAGATAATGGACTATATACGGCTAGTTTATCAGGATATTTAAGAGCATATAAAGATGGAAATGATCAGCCAGAAATGTATCTAGAGTTTTTAAACTCAGCTAACTCAGTACTAAAAAGAACCAATGCACTATCCAATACAAAAGGACAATGGATTGAATTAAGTCAACAGGTAATTATTCCTGTAGGAACTAAACAAATTACTGTAGTATTAAAAGGAACAAGATTAAGAGGAGGAGATAACGATAGTTATTTTGATGAATTAAGCCTTACTTTACAAAATACAACTTGTAGTAGTCAGCGTAAGCCAAAAGTTAAAAAAAATAAGATTGTTTCTAAAAATAAAGAGAAAAGACAACAAAACACAGCGCTTTTAACAAAAGAAATAACTCCAGTTTCGGTATATCCAAATCCATCTTCAGGAGAAGTATATTATAGTGTTGTAAAGCAATTTGAAAAAATTACAATATTAGACATTAATGGAAAAGTTATTAAAGTTCAAAAATGTAATGAAGAAAAAGGAAGGTTAGATTTATCTGATTTAAAAATAGGAGCTTATCTGTTAATGTTTGAAGGAGATAATACTACGGTGAGTAAAAAAATCTATATACAAAAGTAA
- a CDS encoding transketolase — MPTTQQLQDFTQQVRRDIVRMVHAVSSGHPGGSLGCAEFFTCLYQEIMDYSTDFSMDGKNEDLFFLSNGHISPVYYSVLARSGFFPVSELATFRKMDTRLQGHPTTHEHLPGIRIASGSLGQGMSVAIGAAEAKKLNGEDKIVYSLHGDGELQEGQIWEAAMYASAKKVDNLISTVDVNEKQIDGTTDQVLAMGSLKAKFEAFGWDVLEIKEGNDVDAILKGMAEAKSRTGKGKPVCVLLYTEMGNGIDFMMGTHAWHGKAPNDEQLEASLAQNPETLGDY; from the coding sequence ATGCCAACAACACAACAACTTCAAGATTTTACGCAACAAGTTCGTAGAGACATCGTTCGTATGGTACATGCCGTAAGCTCTGGTCACCCAGGTGGATCATTAGGATGCGCAGAGTTTTTTACTTGCTTGTATCAAGAAATAATGGACTATTCTACTGATTTTAGTATGGATGGTAAAAATGAAGACCTTTTCTTTTTATCAAACGGTCATATTTCGCCAGTATATTATAGTGTATTAGCGCGTAGTGGTTTCTTTCCTGTTTCTGAATTAGCTACTTTTAGAAAAATGGATACACGTTTACAAGGGCATCCAACTACACATGAGCATTTACCAGGTATTAGAATTGCATCTGGATCTTTAGGACAAGGTATGAGTGTGGCTATTGGTGCAGCGGAAGCTAAAAAGTTAAACGGAGAAGACAAAATTGTATATTCATTACATGGTGATGGAGAGTTACAAGAAGGTCAGATATGGGAAGCAGCAATGTACGCTTCTGCTAAAAAAGTTGACAATTTAATTTCTACAGTTGATGTAAACGAAAAGCAAATAGATGGTACTACTGATCAAGTATTAGCTATGGGAAGCTTAAAAGCTAAATTTGAAGCTTTTGGTTGGGATGTATTAGAGATTAAAGAAGGAAATGATGTTGATGCTATTTTAAAAGGAATGGCTGAGGCAAAGTCTAGAACTGGTAAAGGAAAACCTGTATGTGTATTATTATATACAGAAATGGGGAATGGGATTGATTTTATGATGGGAACGCATGCATGGCATGGAAAGGCTCCTAATGATGAGCAGTTAGAGGCATCTTTAGCGCAAAACCCTGAAACTTTAGGAGATTACTAG
- a CDS encoding AraC family transcriptional regulator, translating into MFYFIIFVSITLSNYAQKKTNIIDSLTQKSFKELADLFYGDKPSELKPIVYAKAYFNKAIKEKDTMKMLNGKYFLADVKKNDSIYLNFCDSLIKLTKNFTSKNFPSAIYLDKSKFYFNNRKNSNALKELILVTKQLKKVKNDSLQKLTNFLYGAIKYSVKDYNKSLFFFKKIYNRANFQDITKNPDLITLPLNLALVYKKLNYLDSALIFNNKAINLYRQIGDSLNLNYSLYVKGDIQFDQQRFLEAIKSFKVTLNFINKDNNRRILSDIYTKIGIASDSINNNSNAYKFHLKTDSIVSLSNMYTRYTQDSYLFLMKYYENKQDLEKKLTYINKLLKVKDFHFNEREKINKIFTEEYDIPNLLEEKKKIINQLETKVQQSKRNKITYLSLLALTVLLIVYQIQKKRTYKKRFLALVEKEQLLIKKSITKEKSGTKNNISLPEEVIKNILEKLNQFEQKEAFLSSSINLQKLATKLNTNANYLSKVINQHKHSNFKNYINKLRVDYTVQRLKKDPKWRKYTIKAIANEVGFKNAESFSKAFYRYTELKPSYFIKELEKSKVDN; encoded by the coding sequence GTGTTTTATTTTATAATTTTTGTAAGTATTACTTTATCTAATTACGCTCAAAAAAAAACCAATATTATAGATTCTTTAACTCAAAAAAGTTTTAAAGAATTAGCTGATTTATTCTATGGTGATAAGCCTTCTGAACTAAAACCTATTGTATATGCAAAGGCTTATTTTAATAAGGCTATTAAAGAAAAAGATACTATGAAAATGTTAAATGGAAAATACTTTTTAGCAGATGTAAAAAAAAATGACAGTATTTATTTAAACTTTTGTGACTCATTAATTAAACTTACTAAGAATTTTACATCTAAAAACTTTCCCTCTGCAATCTATTTGGATAAAAGTAAGTTCTACTTCAATAATAGAAAAAACAGTAATGCTTTAAAAGAACTTATTTTAGTAACTAAACAATTAAAAAAAGTAAAAAATGATAGTTTACAGAAGTTAACTAATTTTTTATATGGAGCCATAAAATATTCAGTAAAAGACTATAATAAATCTTTATTCTTTTTTAAAAAAATATACAATAGAGCTAATTTTCAAGATATAACTAAAAACCCTGATCTTATCACACTTCCTTTAAATCTAGCTTTAGTATACAAAAAACTAAACTATTTAGACTCTGCCCTCATTTTTAATAATAAAGCTATAAACTTATATAGACAGATAGGTGACTCATTAAACTTAAATTATTCACTATATGTTAAAGGGGATATTCAATTTGATCAACAAAGATTCCTTGAAGCCATTAAATCCTTTAAGGTTACCTTAAACTTTATTAATAAAGACAATAATAGAAGAATACTTTCAGATATATATACAAAAATAGGAATTGCTTCTGACTCTATTAACAACAATAGTAATGCATACAAGTTTCATTTGAAAACAGACTCTATAGTTAGCTTGTCAAACATGTATACAAGATATACACAAGATAGTTATCTTTTTTTGATGAAATACTATGAGAATAAACAAGATTTAGAAAAGAAATTAACCTATATCAACAAACTTTTAAAAGTTAAAGACTTCCATTTCAATGAAAGGGAAAAAATAAACAAAATATTTACTGAAGAATACGATATTCCTAATCTACTTGAGGAAAAGAAAAAAATAATTAACCAATTAGAGACCAAAGTACAACAATCAAAAAGAAACAAGATCACTTACCTTTCTTTATTAGCCTTGACTGTACTTCTTATAGTTTATCAAATCCAGAAAAAAAGAACCTATAAAAAACGTTTTTTAGCTTTAGTCGAAAAAGAACAACTTTTAATTAAAAAATCAATTACCAAGGAAAAATCCGGTACTAAAAATAACATCTCATTACCTGAAGAGGTTATAAAAAATATTTTAGAAAAGTTAAATCAGTTTGAACAAAAAGAAGCTTTTTTATCTAGTTCTATTAATTTACAAAAATTAGCTACCAAGTTAAATACCAACGCTAACTATTTATCTAAAGTAATTAATCAACATAAGCATAGTAACTTCAAAAATTACATCAACAAACTTAGAGTTGACTACACCGTACAACGATTAAAAAAAGACCCTAAATGGAGAAAATACACCATTAAGGCTATTGCTAACGAAGTAGGTTTTAAAAATGCAGAATCATTTTCTAAAGCATTCTATAGATACACAGAATTAAAACCTTCTTATTTTATTAAAGAACTGGAGAAATCTAAAGTTGATAATTAA
- a CDS encoding asparagine synthetase B encodes MSHDNQKNHLKAYGIVYYALQNGLKAKWLLNYDGGAFLVENNESVEKECKIRGVSYQVVSSAKAQLILEEIASPSKNQEAVVLEKAPKIAVYSPKDKMPWDDAVTMVLTYAEIPFDVIYDEEVLSDKLLLYEWLHLHHEDFTGQYGRFYGAFRTAPWYIQQKKDAEALAVKLGYSKVSEEKGAVAKKIRDYVVGGGFMFAMCSATDSFDIALAADGVDICESMFDGDPSEPNYQSRIDFNKTFAFKNFELIRNPTTYEFSSIDMTRKRRINKETDYFTLKEFSAKWDQVPTMLTQNHTQLVKGFMGQTTAFDRKIIKSTVMVLGDSKTNGEARYIHGTKGKGMFTFYGGHDPEDYQHRVGDPKTELDLHPTSPGYRLILNNVLFPAAKKKKQKT; translated from the coding sequence ATGAGTCACGATAACCAAAAAAATCACTTAAAAGCATACGGAATCGTTTATTATGCGTTGCAAAACGGATTAAAAGCAAAATGGCTATTGAATTATGATGGAGGTGCTTTTTTAGTAGAGAATAATGAGTCCGTAGAGAAAGAGTGTAAAATTAGAGGCGTGTCTTATCAGGTAGTTTCGTCTGCTAAAGCACAATTAATTTTAGAAGAAATAGCTTCACCTTCTAAAAATCAAGAAGCGGTAGTTTTAGAAAAAGCACCAAAAATAGCAGTATATTCTCCAAAGGATAAAATGCCTTGGGATGATGCGGTTACTATGGTGTTAACGTATGCTGAAATTCCTTTTGATGTTATATACGATGAAGAAGTATTAAGTGATAAACTATTATTGTATGAATGGTTACACTTACATCATGAAGATTTTACAGGACAATATGGGCGCTTTTATGGTGCATTTAGAACAGCACCTTGGTATATTCAACAAAAAAAAGATGCAGAAGCTTTAGCTGTTAAACTAGGATATAGTAAGGTATCAGAAGAAAAAGGAGCAGTAGCTAAAAAAATTAGAGATTATGTAGTTGGAGGTGGATTTATGTTTGCCATGTGTTCCGCAACTGATAGTTTTGATATTGCATTAGCAGCAGATGGTGTAGATATTTGTGAAAGTATGTTTGATGGAGATCCTTCTGAACCCAACTATCAATCAAGAATAGATTTTAATAAAACATTTGCTTTTAAAAATTTTGAGTTAATACGTAACCCTACTACGTATGAGTTTTCATCTATAGACATGACACGTAAACGTAGAATTAATAAAGAAACTGATTATTTTACATTAAAAGAATTTTCAGCTAAATGGGATCAAGTACCTACGATGTTAACGCAAAATCATACGCAATTGGTAAAAGGATTTATGGGACAAACTACAGCCTTTGATAGAAAAATAATAAAATCTACAGTCATGGTTTTAGGCGATAGTAAAACTAATGGAGAAGCTCGTTATATTCATGGCACAAAAGGAAAAGGAATGTTTACTTTTTATGGAGGCCATGATCCTGAAGATTACCAGCATAGAGTAGGAGATCCAAAAACGGAACTAGACTTGCATCCAACTTCACCAGGCTATCGTTTAATTCTAAACAATGTGCTATTTCCTGCTGCAAAAAAGAAAAAGCAAAAAACTTAA
- a CDS encoding biotin/lipoyl-containing protein, translated as MINQLKILLGKDGFRKNKLLTKLKLFGLVNEKIKQLEILNKDEEIDIRLPEEFEGSIIKKWNFKPGSIVDYNDILCVTENNQMIFELESFYLGKITYINKTKLPLKGGELLLKIKGL; from the coding sequence ATGATAAATCAACTGAAAATTTTACTTGGAAAAGATGGTTTTAGAAAGAATAAACTGCTTACTAAATTAAAGTTATTTGGTTTAGTAAATGAAAAAATAAAACAGTTAGAAATTCTTAATAAAGATGAGGAGATTGATATAAGATTACCAGAAGAATTTGAAGGTTCAATAATTAAAAAATGGAATTTTAAACCAGGAAGTATCGTAGATTACAATGATATTTTATGTGTAACAGAAAATAATCAAATGATATTTGAGCTTGAAAGTTTTTATTTGGGTAAAATAACTTATATTAACAAAACAAAATTACCTTTAAAAGGAGGGGAGCTTTTGTTGAAAATAAAAGGTTTGTAA
- the dnaB gene encoding replicative DNA helicase, whose protein sequence is MEKTHSVRGTKIDKSRIISLEKGKLPPQALDLEEAVLAAMMIDKKGIDTVIDILHPDAFYDKRHQEIYNAIYTLFQNSEPIDLLSVSNQLKKNAKLELVGGDFYLINLTQKVASSAHIEFHSRIILQKYIQRTLITISSEIIENAYDETVDVFDLLDDAESKLFEVTQGNLKKGAEKADSLVQQSINKIQEISTKEGMSGLATGFTKLDALTSGWQPSDLIIIAARPGMGKTAFVISMAKNMAIDFNHAVAIFSLEMSSVQLITRMISSETGLTSEKLRKGNLEPHEWEQLNVKVKKLSDAPIFIDDTPALSIFDLRAKARRLVSQHDVKILIIDYLQLMTAGGSGAGNREQEISTISRNLKALGKELNIPVIALSQLSRSVETRGGSKRPLLSDLRESGAIEQDADIVSFIFRPEYYGMTEWDDDDHSPCEGQGEFIVAKHRNGGLDNIRLKFTGHLAKFSDLEEGFSNEFQSSMNNGFNDEIASNNFASPEDAFGAPDNGGMDDVPF, encoded by the coding sequence ATGGAGAAAACGCATTCGGTTAGAGGAACTAAAATAGATAAATCAAGAATTATAAGTTTAGAAAAAGGAAAGTTACCACCACAAGCTTTGGATTTAGAAGAGGCAGTGTTGGCAGCGATGATGATTGATAAAAAAGGGATTGATACCGTTATTGATATTTTACATCCCGATGCTTTTTATGATAAGAGGCATCAAGAAATCTATAATGCTATTTATACACTTTTCCAAAATTCGGAACCTATTGATTTATTATCGGTTTCTAATCAGCTTAAAAAAAATGCAAAGTTAGAATTAGTTGGTGGAGATTTCTACTTAATTAATTTAACACAAAAAGTAGCTTCTTCGGCACATATTGAATTTCACTCAAGAATTATTCTTCAAAAGTATATACAGCGAACATTAATAACTATTTCTTCTGAAATTATTGAAAATGCCTATGATGAAACAGTAGATGTGTTTGACTTGTTAGATGATGCTGAAAGTAAATTATTTGAAGTAACTCAAGGAAACTTAAAAAAAGGAGCTGAAAAAGCAGATTCTCTTGTTCAGCAATCTATTAATAAAATCCAAGAAATTTCTACAAAAGAAGGAATGAGTGGTTTGGCTACTGGATTTACCAAATTGGATGCTTTAACTTCTGGATGGCAACCTTCCGATTTAATTATTATCGCAGCTCGTCCAGGTATGGGAAAAACGGCCTTTGTAATTTCCATGGCTAAAAATATGGCGATTGATTTTAATCACGCGGTAGCTATTTTCTCTCTGGAGATGTCATCAGTACAGTTAATTACCCGTATGATTTCATCTGAAACTGGATTAACGTCTGAAAAACTTCGTAAAGGAAATCTTGAACCGCATGAATGGGAGCAGCTAAACGTAAAAGTAAAAAAGCTGTCAGACGCACCTATTTTTATAGATGATACTCCTGCTTTGTCTATTTTTGATTTACGTGCAAAAGCGCGTCGATTAGTATCTCAGCATGATGTAAAAATTTTAATTATTGATTATTTACAGTTAATGACAGCAGGTGGTTCTGGAGCAGGGAATCGTGAACAAGAAATCTCTACTATTTCACGTAACTTGAAAGCTTTAGGGAAGGAATTAAATATACCAGTAATTGCATTATCGCAGTTATCTCGTTCGGTAGAAACGCGTGGAGGAAGTAAACGTCCTTTATTATCCGATTTACGTGAATCTGGAGCCATTGAGCAGGATGCCGATATTGTATCTTTTATTTTCCGTCCAGAATATTATGGAATGACAGAATGGGATGATGATGATCATTCACCATGTGAGGGACAAGGAGAGTTTATTGTGGCAAAACACCGTAATGGTGGATTAGATAACATTCGATTGAAGTTTACTGGACACTTAGCTAAATTCTCTGATTTAGAAGAAGGGTTTAGTAATGAATTCCAATCTAGTATGAATAACGGATTTAATGATGAAATAGCATCTAATAATTTTGCTTCTCCTGAAGATGCGTTTGGAGCGCCAGATAATGGAGGAATGGATGATGTGCCTTTTTAA
- a CDS encoding DUF3810 domain-containing protein, whose amino-acid sequence MKYSKTTLILTFLLPIQVMIVQYLSQKPIFIERYYSNGIYPYIAKILRILLGWIPFSFGDVLGLLLIFIFCKNIYKLFISKFTNFIPKLLQFTAFLSVLYFCFYAFWGLNYFREPLAKSLALEQSNYTTEQLETTLIKIIPKLNNSHFTITQNDTIAVTVPYSRKQMYHLAPNGFNALAKTYPQLSYTAPSIKSSLVSLLQSYNGTSGYLNPITGEAQVNDLMPKPGYPSTTCHEMAHQIGWSAENDANFVGFLACIYNNDKYFQYAGYRMAFRYLIQELTRRDKELAKTINKGVNKGIFKDYRNSYLHWKKYENPIEPYLKKGYNSYLKANNQANGIKSYSYVVDLLIAYFEKHHN is encoded by the coding sequence ATGAAATACTCTAAAACAACTTTAATTTTAACTTTTTTATTGCCTATACAAGTAATGATTGTGCAATATTTAAGCCAAAAACCAATATTTATAGAACGCTATTATAGTAATGGTATTTATCCCTACATAGCTAAAATACTCCGAATACTTTTAGGATGGATTCCTTTTTCATTTGGAGATGTATTAGGCTTACTACTCATTTTTATTTTTTGTAAAAACATTTATAAACTGTTTATTTCTAAATTTACAAATTTCATTCCTAAACTGCTACAGTTTACTGCATTTTTATCTGTTCTTTATTTTTGTTTTTACGCTTTCTGGGGATTGAATTATTTTAGGGAACCTTTGGCTAAAAGTTTAGCATTAGAGCAATCTAATTATACTACCGAACAATTAGAAACAACACTCATTAAAATCATTCCAAAACTTAACAACTCTCATTTTACTATTACTCAAAATGATACGATAGCTGTTACTGTTCCTTATTCTAGAAAACAAATGTATCACTTAGCCCCAAATGGTTTTAATGCATTAGCAAAAACATATCCACAATTATCATATACTGCACCTTCTATAAAAAGTTCGTTAGTTAGCTTATTACAATCTTATAATGGTACCTCAGGATACCTTAATCCAATAACCGGAGAAGCACAAGTAAACGACCTAATGCCTAAACCTGGATATCCTTCAACTACTTGTCATGAAATGGCGCACCAAATTGGATGGTCTGCTGAAAATGATGCTAATTTTGTTGGTTTTTTAGCCTGTATTTATAACAACGATAAGTACTTTCAGTATGCTGGTTACCGAATGGCTTTTCGATATTTAATTCAAGAGTTAACTCGTAGAGATAAAGAATTAGCCAAAACTATTAATAAAGGAGTTAACAAAGGTATTTTTAAAGATTATAGAAATAGTTATTTGCATTGGAAAAAATATGAAAACCCTATTGAACCTTACTTAAAAAAAGGGTATAATTCATATTTAAAAGCAAACAATCAAGCAAATGGTATTAAATCTTACAGTTATGTAGTAGATTTGCTAATCGCTTATTTTGAAAAACATCATAATTAA
- the pepT gene encoding peptidase T, protein MMNKQHIIDRFVKYVTIDTESDPNNPAFPSTEKQWDLARVLEKELKEIGMEDVELDENCYIMATLPSNLDYEVPTIGFVAHIDTSPDFTGANVKPQIHENYDGSDIILNKEQNIVLSPSYFEDLLLYKGQTIITTDGTTLLGADDKAGVTEIVSAMEYLIQNPEIKHGKIRICFTPDEEVGKGAHLFDVEKFGAEWAYTMDGSQIGELEYENFNAAKAVVTINGKIVHPGYAYGKMINSTYIASKLMNALPANEVPEKTKGYDGFFHLHHMEGKVEQTTLYYIIRDFDKNLFAQRKQTMLDTVAAINKELGNDLVEVEITDQYYNMREKVEPMMHIVDIAEEVMKDIGITPLIKPIRGGTDGSQLSYKGLPCPNIFAGGHNFHGRYEFVPAESIVKASEVIVGIAQKVSEKFA, encoded by the coding sequence CTGATGAACAAACAACACATAATAGATAGATTTGTAAAGTACGTTACCATTGATACAGAAAGTGATCCTAACAATCCAGCTTTCCCTAGTACTGAAAAACAATGGGATTTAGCCAGAGTCCTTGAAAAAGAATTAAAAGAAATAGGAATGGAAGATGTTGAACTAGATGAAAACTGTTACATAATGGCAACACTCCCTAGTAACTTGGATTATGAAGTTCCAACTATTGGTTTTGTTGCACATATTGACACAAGCCCAGATTTTACAGGTGCAAATGTTAAACCACAAATTCACGAAAACTATGATGGTAGTGATATCATTTTGAATAAAGAGCAAAACATAGTTTTATCTCCTAGCTATTTTGAAGATTTACTTTTATATAAAGGACAAACTATTATTACTACTGATGGTACTACTTTATTAGGTGCCGATGATAAGGCTGGTGTTACTGAAATAGTTTCTGCAATGGAGTACTTAATTCAAAACCCAGAAATCAAACATGGTAAAATACGTATTTGTTTTACTCCAGATGAAGAAGTAGGAAAGGGAGCACACTTATTTGATGTTGAAAAATTTGGTGCTGAATGGGCTTATACTATGGATGGAAGCCAGATAGGAGAATTAGAATACGAAAACTTTAATGCTGCTAAGGCTGTAGTTACTATTAATGGTAAAATTGTACATCCTGGATATGCTTACGGCAAAATGATAAACTCAACATACATTGCGAGTAAGTTAATGAATGCTTTACCTGCTAATGAAGTTCCTGAAAAAACGAAAGGGTACGATGGTTTTTTCCATTTACATCATATGGAAGGTAAAGTAGAACAAACTACACTTTACTATATTATTAGAGATTTTGACAAAAATTTATTTGCACAACGTAAGCAAACTATGCTTGATACTGTTGCTGCTATAAATAAAGAACTAGGTAACGATTTAGTAGAAGTTGAAATTACAGATCAATATTATAATATGCGTGAAAAAGTAGAACCAATGATGCATATTGTTGATATCGCTGAAGAAGTGATGAAAGATATAGGAATTACACCGTTAATTAAACCGATTAGAGGTGGAACTGATGGTTCTCAATTATCTTACAAAGGGTTACCTTGTCCAAATATTTTCGCTGGTGGACACAACTTCCACGGACGTTATGAATTTGTGCCTGCTGAAAGTATTGTAAAAGCTAGTGAAGTCATTGTAGGTATTGCTCAAAAAGTATCTGAAAAATTCGCTTAA